One Enterococcus silesiacus genomic window carries:
- a CDS encoding DNA-entry nuclease, translating into MARKKQKPPFSPAVMLVAVLIILVLGVFGVQVPDNIQEMFGLHTQQQTKPSTTKPVSSTNTGPKELGAATFLSDELADSKKGWIDYHTLDSLSRATGADALLKPAMVNTGTSANKDIRPPGFVSGLEPTLHSRGHLIGRQLGGSGDDPRNLTTLYQTPVNTPYMTKYENQVRQALDNGETIRYRVIPVYEGTALLCKQIDIEAKGLNKHTTVDFRVTILNER; encoded by the coding sequence ATGGCAAGAAAAAAACAAAAACCGCCTTTCAGTCCTGCAGTTATGCTTGTGGCCGTTTTAATTATTTTAGTTTTAGGCGTCTTTGGCGTTCAAGTTCCAGATAACATTCAAGAAATGTTTGGACTTCACACACAACAACAAACCAAGCCAAGTACAACCAAACCTGTCAGTTCGACAAATACCGGACCTAAGGAATTAGGTGCTGCGACTTTTTTATCGGATGAATTAGCGGATAGTAAAAAGGGCTGGATTGATTATCACACATTGGATTCACTTAGCCGTGCAACGGGAGCAGATGCCTTATTAAAACCAGCTATGGTCAATACTGGTACCTCTGCTAACAAAGATATTCGTCCTCCCGGCTTTGTTTCTGGCTTAGAGCCGACACTTCATTCCAGAGGTCATTTGATTGGGCGCCAACTCGGTGGTTCAGGTGATGATCCTCGAAATCTCACTACACTGTATCAAACACCTGTCAACACGCCTTATATGACTAAATATGAAAACCAGGTTCGACAAGCACTAGATAACGGTGAAACCATCCGTTATCGCGTAATTCCTGTTTATGAAGGAACTGCATTGTTATGTAAGCAAATTGACATTGAGGCAAAAGGACTAAATAAACACACAACCGTTGATTTTCGTGTTACGATTTTAAATGAACGATAA